In the Oncorhynchus nerka isolate Pitt River linkage group LG2, Oner_Uvic_2.0, whole genome shotgun sequence genome, one interval contains:
- the LOC115131617 gene encoding translocator protein-like gives MSWLPMLCLTALPHLGGLYGGYITRKQVKTWYPTLNKPPWRPPNSALPIVWTTLYTGIECQTTYSARYGSYLVWKECGGFTEDAVAPLGLYALQLALNWAWTPIFFGAHKLKMALIKIVMLTGAVGATMAPWYPVNRTTSLLLTPYLAWLCLAISLNYCIWRENPDEDGKEE, from the exons ATGTCGTGGCTGCCAATGCTTTGCCTGACTGCCCTGCCTCATCTAGGAGGGCTCTATGGAGGTTACATCACACGCAAGCAGGTGAAGACTTGGTACCCCACTCTCAACAAGCCGCCATGGCGTCCACCCAATTCTGCGTTGCCTATAGTGTGGACTACCCTCTACACAGGCATAGAGTGTCAGACAACATACTCTGCTAG GTATGGCTCCTACCTGGTGTGGAAGGAGTGTGGGGGGTTCACTGAGGATGCTGTGGCACCTTTGGGACTCTACGCGTTGCAGCTGGCTCTCAACTGGGCCTGGACTCCCATCTTCTTTGGTGCACACAAGTTGAAAATG GCCCTCATCAAGATAGTGATGCTGACTGGTGCTGTTGGAGCCACTATGGCACCCTGGTATCCGGTCAATCGCACTACCAGCCTGCTCCTGACACCCTACCTGGCATGGCTGTGCTTGGCCATCTCCCTCAACTACTGCATCTGGAGAGAGAACCCAGATGAGGATGGAAAGGAGGAGTAG